The Oncorhynchus kisutch isolate 150728-3 linkage group LG14, Okis_V2, whole genome shotgun sequence genomic sequence ctgattaaacagtatgatcattacacaggtgcacctcgtgttggggacaataaaatgccactaaaatgtgcagtgttctcaaacaacacaatgccacagatggctcaagttttgagggagcgtgcaatttgcatgctggctgcagcaatgtccaccagagctgttgccagagaatgttatgttaatttctctaccataagccgcattcaacgtcattttagagaatttataTGACGTCCAAacagttgtgaacagagtgccccacggtggcagtggggttatggtatgttatggttatggtatgggtaggcttaggctatggacaacgaacactattgcattttatcaatggcaatttgaatgcacagagataccatgacgatatcctgaggcccattgtcgtgccattcatccgccgcaatcacctcatgtttcagcatgataatgcacggttaAATGTGGCAAAGAACTGTACTCAATCCctagaagctgaaaatatcccagttcttccattgcctgcataccagacatgtcacccattgagcacgtttggaatgctctggacgACAGCATGTTCTgtacaatatccagcaacttctcacagccattaaagaggagtgggacaacattccataggccacaatcaacagcctgatcgaccctatgcaaaggagatgtgttgcgctacATAAGGCAAGTGGTGGCAAGGTATCTGTGATGAACaggtgcatatctgtattcccagtcatgtgaaatccatagattatggcctaattaatttatttcaagtGACTGATTTCCAAGgctctccacatcctcctccacatcctccaagctcctccacatcctccaaaTCCTCCAAGCTCCTCCACATTCTCCAAGCTCCTCCAagctcctccacatcctccacatcctccaagctcctccacatcctccaagctcctccacatcctccaaaTCCTCCAagctcctccacatcctccaagctcctccacatcctccacatcctccaagctcctccacatcctccaaaTCCTCCAAGCTCCTACACATCCTCCAagctcctccacatcctccaagctcctccacatcctccacatcctccaagctcctccacatcctccaaaTCCTCCAagctcctccacatcctccacatCTCCATTTCCTCCATATCCTCAAagctcctccacatcctccaagcTCCTCTACATCCTTCAagctcctccacatcctccacatcctccaagcccctccacatcctccaagtctctccacatcctccacgtctctccacatcctccacatcctccaagcccctccacatcctccacatcctccaagcccctccacatcctccacatCCGCCAAgcccctccacatcctccacatcctccaagcTCCTACACATCCTACACATCTCCATATCCTCCATATCCTCCAagctcctccacatcctccaagcTCCTCTACATATTTCAagctcctccacatcctccaagtCTCTCCACATCCTCCAAGTCTCTCCACATCCTCCACACCCTCCAAGTCTCTCCACATCCTCCAAGCCCCTACacatcctccacatcctccacatCCTCTACATCCTTCAAGCTCCTCCACATCCATATCCTCCAagctcctccacatcctccaaaTCCTCCAagctcctccacatcctccacatGCTCCATATCCTCAAAgatcctccacatcctccacatcctccaagcTCCTCCACAACCTCCATATCCTCTAAGCTCTTCTACACCCTCCAAGCCTCTCCACATTCTTCAAGCTCCTCCACATCCTACACATCCTACACATCCTCCAAGCCCCTACacatcctccacatcctccaagtctctccacatcctccacatcctctacatcctctaAGCTCCTCTGCACCCTCCACGTCTCTCCACATCCTACACATCCTCTAAGCTCCTCTGCACCCTCCAAGTCTCTCCACATCCTCCAAGTCTCTCCACATCCTCCAAGTCTCTCCACATCCTCCAAGTCTCTCCACACCCTCCAAGTCTCTCCACACCCTCCAAGTCTCTCCACATTCTCCACATCCCCCAagctcctccacatcctccacatCTCCATATCCTCCATATCCTCAAagctcctccacatcctccacatcctccaagcTCCTCCAAGTCTCTCCACATCCTTCAagctcctccacatcctccaagtCTCTCCACATCCTCAACATCCTCAAagctcctccacatcctccacatCTCCATATCCTCCATATCCTCAAagctcctccacatcctccaagtCTCTCCACATCCTCCAAGTCTCTCCACATCCTTCAAGTCTCTCCACATCCTCCAAGTCTCTCCACATCCTCCAAGTCTCTCCACATCCTCCAAGTCTCTCCAcaccctccacatcctccatATCCTCAAagctcctccacatcctccaagtCTCTCCACATCCTCCAAGTCTCTCCacattttcaagtctctccacaTCCTCCAAGTCTCTCCACATCCTCCAAGTCTCTCCACATCCTCCAAGTCTCTCCAcaccctccacatcctccatATCCTCCATATCCTCCAagctcctccacatcctccaagcTCCTCCAAGTCTCTCCACATCCTCCAAGTCTCTCCACATCCTCcacatcctctacatcctctaAGCTCCTCTGCACCCTCCACGTCTCTCCACATCCTACAagctcctctccaccctccaagTCTCTCCACATCCTTCAAGCTCCTCCAAGTCTCTCCACATCCTACACATCCTCCAAGCCCCTACACATCCTACacatcctccacatcctccacatCCTCAAAGTCTCTCCACATCCGCCACGTCTCTCCACATCCTCCAagctcctccacatcctccaagctcctccacatcctccaagcTCCTACACATCCTCCAAGCCCCTACACATCCTCCAAGcccctccacatcctccaagGCTCTCCACATCCTCTAAGCTCCTCTACACCCTCCAAGTTTCTCCACATCCTCCACATCCTCTAagctcctctacatcctccaaaTCTCTCCACATCCTCTAAGCTCCTCCACACCTTCCAAGTCTCTCTACATCCTCCAAATCCTCCAAGCGCCTCCACATCCTCCAAGCCCCTACACATCCTCCACATCCTACAAGCCCCTACacatcctccacatcctccacatcctcaaagtctctccacatcctccacgtctctccacatcctccaagctcctccacatcctccaagctcctccacatcctccaagcCCCTACACATCCTCCAAGcccctccacatcctccaagGCTCTCCACATCCTCTAAGCTCCTCTACACCCTCCAAGTTTCTCCACATCCTCCACATCCTCTAagctcctctacatcctccaaaTCTCTCCACATCCTCTAAGCTCCTCCACACCTTCCAAGTCTCTCTACATCCTCCAAATCCTCCAAGCGCCTCCACATCCTCCAAGCCCCTACacatcctccacatcctccaagcCCCTACACATCCTCCACATCCTACAAGCCCCTACACATCCTACacatcctccacatcctccacatcctcaaagtctctccacatcctccacgtctctccacatcctccaagctcctccacatcctccaagctcctccacatcctccaagcCCCTACACATCCTCCAAAcccctccacatcctccaagGCTCTCCACATCCTCTAAGCTCCTCTACACCCTCCAAGTTTCTCCACATCCTCCACATCCTCTAagctcctctacatcctccaaaTCTCTCCACATCCTCTAAGCTCCTCCACACCTTCCAAGTCTCTCTACATCCTCCAAATCCTCCAAGCGCCTCCACATCCTCCAAGCCCCTACACATCCTCCACATCCTACAAGCCTCTACACATCCTACACATCCGCCAAGCCCCTACACATCCTACACATCCGCCAAGCCCCTACACATCCTACACATCCGCCAAGCCCCTACACATCCTACACATCCTCCAAGCCCCTACACATCCTACACATCCGCCAAGCCTCTACACATCCGCCAAGCCCCTACACATCCTACACATCCTCCAAGCCCCTACACATCCTACACATCCGCCAAGCCCCTACACATCCTCCACATCCTACAAGCCTCTACACATCCTACACATCCGCCAAGCCCCTACACATCCTACACATCCGCCAAGCCCCTACACATCCTGCACATCCTCCAAGCCCCTACACATCCTACACATCCTCCAATCCCCTACACATCCTCCAatcccctccacatcctccacatcctccaagtCTCTTGTGCAGCTGAGAACCAGCACTGCTTGTGAGATCCTGTGAAATTGATCCCTTCAGGGTCATGACAGGGGCAGGACAGGGGCAGAATTGAGGCAGGACTGGGGCATGACCGGGTTAGGACTGGGGCATGGCCGGGTTAGGACTGGGGCAGAACCGGGGCATGGCGGGGTTAGGACTGGGGCAGGACCGGGCCATGGCCGGGTTAGGACTGGGGCAGGACCGGGCCATGGCCGGGTTAGGACTGGGGCAGGACCGGGGCATGGCCAGGTTAGGACTGGGGCAGGACCGGGCCATGGCCGGGTTAGGACTGGGGCAAGACCGGGCCATGGCCGGGTTAGGACTGGGGCATGCTGTGGGCCGCCGCCTtgaaaggactgtctgtctggaggAGACACTGACGGAGGGGAGGAAGCAgcgacgaggagagagagaatcagagagagagaatcagagagagagaatcagagagagagagagagaatcagagagagagagagaatcagagagagagagagaatcagagagagagagagtcagagagagagagagaatcagagagagagagaatcagagagagagagagagaatcagagagagagagagaatcagagagagagaaagaatcagagagagagaaagagagaaagagagaaagagagagagaaagagagaaagagagagaaagacagagacaaagacatagagagagagagaaagagagagaaagacagagacatagagagagagagaaagacagagagcctAAAGGGAAGGCACTCTTCTTTCatcttgttctgtctgtctggtgctcTCCTGGTGCTCCCGTCTATAAACCATGACTGTCTGCTAGGCTTGTTATAATACAACCACATCAATGTTACTATCCTGACCCTAATTACAGTAGCTTCAGACCAGAACGTCTAGTCAATCACTCTGGAATCTATTCTACGCTTCTttgtctgcctccccctctaagactgtttaTAGGAACATTCTGGAACAATCATCATTCATTTAAATATGTTTTGTAGTTAATCGAATGCCTGTTGGCCTCATAGAGAGCTGTACTGTATATTAAACCACTGCTTTTGGCATAATAAAATGTCCTTCTTGTCTAATGTAAAGTGCATTACTTCAACCTGGACTCAgaggtagacgtaacatagtaaaagtaaaATAGAGACACTCCAATTAATATGTTTTACATGTTTtctatggtatgtattcattttggGATGTCCATTATACATTTAgtttgatatgttacgaattacaattcatatgatatgttaatgCAATACATACAAtgtgttacgaattgcaatttgcACAAAATTATATAAATTTGCTATGATTTGTCTGATATCTTActaattccaatttgttgtggctaatgttagctaggtggcaaaCATTAGcttggctaggggttaggggttaaggttaggtgaagggttagctaacatgctatgtGGTTGCAAAGTAGCAAGTAGGtgtaaagttgctaattagctaaaatgctaaagttgtccatgatgagaatcgaacacgcaacctttgggttgctagacgttcgtgTTATATGCCTACacatccaccccgaccaaccaccctacttttttCCTTAAGTAACCGTCTGTTGTAAcaataccaaacgtaacatatcatactaatttgtgtGTCACGGATTTACCaatactatgttacgtctagtctatgagaccaggctgaagtCTTATACACttagctaaactcagcaaaaaaagaaatgtcaactcactgtcaactgcatttattttcagcaaatgtaacatgtgtaaatatttgtatgaacataacaagattcaacaactgagacataaactgaacaggttccacagacatgtgactaacagaaattgaataatgtgtccctgaacatagggggggtcaaaatcaaaagtaacagtcagtatctggtgtggccaccagctgcattaagtactccagtgcatctcctcctcatgcactgcaccagatttgccagttcttgctgtgagatgtttaccccactcttccaccaacgcacctgcaagttcccagacatttctgggggagaatggccctagacctcaccctccgatccaacaggtcccagacgtgctcaatgagtTCTGggatcttcgctggccatggcagaacactgacattcctgtcttgcaagaaatcaagcacagaacgagcagtatggctggtagcgttgtcatgctggaggatcatgtcaggatgagcctgcaggaagggtaccacatgagggaggatgatgtcttccctgtaacgcagtgttgagattgcctgcaatgacaacaagctcagtacgATGATggtgtgacacaccgccccagaccatgacggaccctccacctccaaatcgatcccgctccagagtacaggcgtcggtgtaacgctcattccttcggcgATAAATGCGAATcggaccatcacccctggtgagacaaaaccgcgactcgtcagtgaagagcactttttgcaagtcctgtctggtccagtggcGGTGGGTTTGTgcacattgttgccggtgatgtctggtgaggacctgccttacaacaggcctacaagccctcagtccagcctctctcagcctattgcgtacagtctgagcactgatggcgggattgtgcgttcctggtgtaccttgggcagttgttgttgccatcctgtacctgtcccgcaggtgtgatgttcagatgttccgatcctgtgcaggtgttgttacacgtggtctgccactcagctgtccgtcctgtctcacaCTGAGCTACTGCACGTCCCCCTTCAGCTCTGCATGTAACAGGGCTGTCTACAGTTTACTAGACAAAAGTACCAGAGACCTCCTAAACCCAGGCCCCACCCACCAAATACCCTATTTCACAACCTGTGGGGTCTGCATGGtaaaacagcccccccccctccaccctcctctactcATGGTAAAACAGCCCCCCCCCCGAGGAGCACTGAAACACACTGGACCTGCTAAAGCAATAGACTGAACAGTTCTAAAGAACCAGAAAACACCAGACAGAACCAGAAAACACTAGATTCTAAAATCACCAGGATGCACTAGATTCTAAAATCACCAGAAAACACTAGATTCTAAAATCACCAGGATGCACTAGATTCTAAAATCACCAGGATGCACTAGATTCTAAAATCACCAGGATGCACTAGATTCTAAAATCACCAGGATGCACTAGATTCTAAAAGCACCAGGATGCGCTAGATTCTAAAATCACCAGGATGCACTAGATTCTAAAAGCACCAGGATGCACTAGATTCTAAAATCACCAGAAAATACTACTTCTAAAAGCACCTGTAACGATTctcttcgggtgaaagagaggaggaccaagatgcagcgtgatgATACAGCGTGATACGTGATACGCTAAGCACGGGTACTGGAGACACCGGGCGTtctaccgcataacacggtgcctgaccagtatgacgccctctctctccacagtaagcacagggagttggctcaggtctcctacctgacttagccacactccccgtgtgctcctccccaattttttgggggggctgccAGCCTtgctgccgtgctgcctcttcataccaccgcctctctgctctggctgcctccagctctgccttggggcggcgatattcccccggCTGCGTCCAGGGTCCATCTCcatccagtatctcctcccaagtccaataGTCCTGATTgctctgctcctcctgctgctgcccgttaccacactgcttggtcctttggtggtgggtgattctgtaacgattGTCTTCCGGTGAAAGAGAgcaggaccaagatgcagcgtgatgATAATCCATATTTAATGGGAATACttaaacactgaacaaaacaacaaacggaacgaagacgaaacagtcctgtaacgtGAACACTGGatcaatcacccacaaaatacttaaagaatatggctgcctaaatatggttcccaatcagagacaacaaaagatagctgcctctaattgagaaccaatctaggcaaccatagacttacaaaaacacctaaaaatagaaaacacccccataaacatacaaaacccctagacaagacaaaacacatgcatcacccatgtcacaccctgacctaaccaaaataacaaagaaaacaaagaatactaaggtcagggtgtgacagcaccAGAAAGCACTAGATTCTAAAAGCACCAGAAAGCACTAGATTCTAAAATCACCAGAACCAGAAAGCTTTAGAATCTGCCTGTAAAATGGACCAAGTTACATTGAAGCCCACATGCACAAATTGTCTGCTAATTCAGGCAGTTTTATTTCTGTGACATTGTGTCCTTCACAGTTTATGATCTAATAACTGATCAAAGTAAACAAGGCTTGAGCCATGTGGGAAACCCCAGTAACAGTCGACAGGCAGGTTAACACTGATATTTCACATAGAACCAGTTTTACAAGCTTTATCAGGACTGTGTAGTAATTATGTTAGTCAGTCAGAAGGGATGGTGACTAAACATGCATTAAATCGTTGTTTGTTTCAGGGCCCAAGGGCTCAGATGGGCCTGGAGTGGCTGGTGAGTGATCTGAGAGAGTATGGATAGCCTCACTGTGCTGCTTCTGTTAGCCGGATTACTGTTTATTTGGCTGTTAGTCTGACAGGGTACTCAGtggtcacacacaaacacgcacgcacgcacacacagcatTGACAGGCTGTTTTCAGAAGGTCCCGTGGCAACACAAGAACACTGGGGTCACACCCTCACCCCTCCCACTGGAACCCTGAGACTAAAACTACAAATGTACCCGCCCAACCAGCCCTACTTAATAACTGCATAACCACATGCAGCATGAACATTTAAAAATCTTTGTTGTGTCTTCCATGGCTCCAGATACATTCTATACATGAGGGAACTTCCCCTACTCTTTTCCAGAGAAATAACTGTGGTGTAACTTTTGATATTTTTAAAACATTCGTTTTTGATGTAGACTTTTTATAATAAGCTCTTCGCACAGATGCACATGTCATGCAGAGCCTTGAAAACATCACATGCTGTCCCcctacacatacaaacacaaacaccacacacacaaatttacacgcagacacatacacacaccgacTTGCTCAAGATGGTATACTATGCACaaagtggtgggaaaagtatccaattgtcatacttgagtatgTTTTGGCTGTGTAagggaggcgaagtcaggtgcaggagaacagagtagagtaaaCAGGCGCCTTTTTAATTCTGGTCAAAAAAATAGTGCCCCAAAAACACGGACCATATTACAAAGTATAGTGTGTGAACATACACCGttaacaataaacaattacacacaatgcttggaggggaagagaggacttAAATACATGCGGTGTGACtatggaatgaaaaccaggtgtgtatgaaacaagacaaaacaaatggatatatgagaaatggagcggagatggctagaaagccggtgacgtcgatcgccgaacaCTGCCCGAAAAAGGAGAGGATAGAAAACtttggtggaagtcgtgacagtgccccccccccccctcctcccttgacggagggggggggggcggagggtcctcccgcacctcagattcctggagcggaccagccaccaccggcctgaggagagacacatggaatgaggggttaatacggtaatcagAGGGAAGCTGTAATCTTTAACACACCTCGTTcaccctcctcaggactttgaatggccccacataccgcggacccagcttccggcaggacaggaggaggggcaggttttgggtcgagagccagacccggtatcactgcggtgacggtctgccTGGTCTTTTGGCGAAGCGTGGCTCGCTGGAGGTGAACATGGGCGGCCTCCTATGTCTCCTCCACACGCCTGAACCAATCGTCCCccacaggagcctcggtctgacccTGAGGCCATGGCGCCaaaaccggctggtaccccaatacgcactgaaagggggagaggttagtggaggagtggcgaagcgagttctgtgccatctcggcccagggaacgaacaaagatacaggcatccttccgaactccgttgccggagaggaaggaaagtgCTCAGGGGTTTCACCATGAGAcccatggtgactttaaaacagagtttaatggctatgaaaggagaaaaggaggatggatcaacaacattgtagttactccacaatactaacctaattgacagagtaaaaagaagaCAGCCTTTACAttataaaatattccaaaacatgcatcctgtttgcaacaaatcactaaagtaatactgtacaAAATGTGGCaaacaattaactttttgtcctgaatacaaagcattatgtttggggcacatccaatacagcacattactgagtaccacttttcatattttcaaacatagtggtggctgcatcatgttatgggtatgcttgtaatctttaaggactggggagtatttcaggataaaaaataaatggattagagataagcacaggcaaaatcctagaggaaaacccggttcagtctgctttccaccagacactctGAGatcaattcacctttcagcaggacaataacctaaaacaaaagaACACATTTGCATTagagttgcttatcaagaagtcagtgaatgttcctgagtgacctagttacagttttgatatAAATCTACTtgacaatctatggcaagacctgaaaatggttttctagcaatgatcaacaaccaatttgacagagcttgaagacatttgaaaagaataatggccaaatgttgcacaatccaggtggaGAAAgatcttagagatttacccagaaagactcacagctgtaatcgctgccaaaggtgctactacaaagtattgacttgggggtgtgaatacttatgtaaatgaaatattttggtatttaatttttttaatttatttatatagcccttcgcacatcagctgatatctcaaagtgctgtacagaaacccagcctaaaaccccaaacagcaagcaatgcaggtgtagaagcacgaaaacatctctaaaaacatgtttttacgttgtgattatggggtattgtgtgtaggtgggtgagaaGTAATATCAACTGGAAACatctctaaaaacatgtttttacgttgtgattatggggtattgtgtgtaggtgggtgagaaGTAATATCAACTGGAAACatctctaaaaacatgtttttacgttgtgattatggggtattgtgtgtaggtgggtgagaaGTAATATCAACTTagtccatttttaattcaggctacaacacaacaaaatgtggaataagtcaaggggtatgaatactttctgaaagtacCTTCCTTACCTTCCATGCCCTCACAGACACATAACCATACATAAATGtattcaggcacacacacacactttcctatGACATTCTGAATTGTGCGACTTGCAggtcatgctctctctctctcacacacacacacacacacacacacacacacacacacacacacacacacacacacacacacacacacacacacacacacacacacacacacacacacacacacacacacacacacacacacacgcacacactgcttAAGAGGTCAACGCTGTCCCATCCGCTGGTCATACACCCACACTCTTCCCTgaccctccctcctttcttcccccttcacCTCTTTCTCTGCTCTACCCCTCCTCTTAACCCCCCACCATGTCCTACTTTCTACCCCTCCTCTTAACCCCCCACCATGTTCTACTCTACAGCAATCCCCCTGACCTCCGGAGGCCTCCTGTCTGTCAGACAGCTTGTGGGGCTCACCAGCAGGCAGTGTGGCGACTGACAGGGcaggggcctgtgtgtgtgtggggcaggggcctgtgtgtgtgtggggcaggggcctgtgtgtgtgtgtggcaggggcctgtgtgtgtgtggggcaggggcatgtgtgtgtgtgtggggcaggggcctgtgtgtgtgtggggcaggggcctgtgtgtgtgtggggcagggGCCTGACGGGTCCTGCAGTAACGGCTGCTCACTGCTGGACCGACAGCTGTCTGTCTACGTTAGTTAGCCCGGCCCGGCCTGGCCTGGGACCCCCCCCTCCACTGCTTCCCAGgcctggagaggacagaggaggggcgAAAGGGAGAGGATTACTGAGGACATGTCGCCACCACCCCCAGCCTCTCCTTActtctacacacacagcctacgaCCCCCCCTCCCCAACCGGCTGCTGAGACTGCCCCCTGGTCAAACTAATGTACGGTGTGACAATGTATGTGCTAATGGGGCGAGCCGGAGGGTAATCAATGGGTGTGTGTCTAGACCTGGCTAGCTACATCAGTGCCTCCACATTTCTAAGATAGTTTTAGTGGTGTCCCTCTGTGTGGTGTGAAACTGGACAGGATATAATAGTTAGCCAGAGTGAAGGTCCTCTGTGTGGTGTGAAACTCAGTCTTCGGTATGTTTGTTTTGCTCTTGTTTCCTATGCAATGAATAAATATTGTAAAATAACTTGGaaactattttattttatagCTGAGTCTGACCCTCTACACTGACTGAATGTGACAAGAGAGGGCTGCTATTCTCTCAGATGGGGCCGGTGTGAGttgatgtaaaaaatataaaataaaatccaaatttgaatgaataaataaaaagttTAGCAAGTGTTTTAATTcgacaaaataatgtttttgctTTTTTTCACTGCTGATTATTTGTGAAAGCTGGGACCTTTTTTGTGGAAACGCCATGAGAAAACAGAAGAGCCTCC encodes the following:
- the LOC116353483 gene encoding putative proline-rich protein 21, translated to MRKWADRFNPLHILHILHILYILQAPPHPYPPSSSTSSKSSKLLHILHMLHILKDPPHPPHPPSSSTTSISSKLFYTLQASPHSSSSSTSYTSYTSSKPLHILHILQLLHILHISISSISSKLLHILHILQAPPSLSTSFKLLHILQLLCTLHVSPHPTSSSPPSKSLHILQAPPSLSTSYTSSKPLHILHILHILHILKVSPHPPRLSTSSKLLHILQAPPHPPSSYTSSKPLHILQAPPHPPRLSTSSKLLYTLQLLHTFQVSLHPPNPPSASTSSKPLHILHILQASTHPTHPPSPYTSYTSAKPLHILHIRQAPTHPTHPPSPYTSYTSAKPLHIRQAPTHPTHPPSPYTSYTSAKPLHILHILQASTHPTHPPSPYTSYTSAKPLHILHILQAPTHPTHPPIPYTSSNPLHILHILQVSCAAENQHCL